In Candidatus Acetothermia bacterium, a genomic segment contains:
- a CDS encoding recombinase family protein, translating to MVPLDGRTPLPEALRKHCVERGHTIVGEFVDDGWSGTTDQRPGFQQMVDFALSHSDELNAILVWSYSRFSRDNLDALLYRDRLAKKGVAVVSISEPLATGPEAALTEGLLHAFNSYFPKVLARDVMRGMRQAARRGSYPLNTAPYGFSRVEKAEGRARRFTLVPKDDETALVKRIFREYVHEGHGAKEIADRLNGEGLRTRAGGAWSVNRVLSVLSNPIYVGTLHIKFSSPNARYLAPEDREVVIENWCEPVVDEATFAAAQTCRERRARTHPATPVLVLRLRHLLAFRPIGLPRADGP from the coding sequence GTGGTTCCGCTTGACGGGCGCACCCCGCTGCCCGAGGCCCTACGCAAACACTGCGTTGAGCGGGGACACACCATCGTTGGCGAGTTTGTGGACGATGGCTGGAGCGGGACGACCGACCAGCGCCCCGGGTTTCAGCAGATGGTCGACTTCGCCCTAAGCCACAGCGACGAACTCAACGCGATCCTCGTGTGGAGCTATTCGCGCTTCAGCCGTGACAACTTGGACGCGCTCCTGTACAGAGACCGCCTGGCGAAGAAGGGCGTGGCGGTCGTATCGATCTCTGAACCCCTCGCAACGGGCCCCGAGGCGGCCCTCACGGAAGGCCTCCTTCATGCGTTCAACTCATATTTTCCGAAGGTTCTTGCCCGGGACGTGATGCGGGGTATGCGCCAGGCAGCGCGAAGGGGATCGTATCCGCTCAATACCGCACCCTACGGCTTCTCCCGGGTCGAGAAGGCAGAGGGGCGCGCCCGGCGGTTCACACTTGTCCCGAAAGACGACGAAACCGCTCTCGTGAAGCGCATCTTCCGCGAGTACGTACACGAGGGACATGGCGCAAAGGAGATCGCAGACCGGCTCAACGGGGAGGGGCTCCGCACGCGAGCAGGAGGGGCGTGGTCGGTCAACCGTGTGCTTTCGGTCTTGTCCAACCCGATCTACGTTGGGACGCTGCACATCAAGTTCTCGAGCCCGAACGCCCGGTACCTTGCTCCCGAGGACCGTGAGGTCGTGATTGAGAACTGGTGCGAACCGGTCGTTGATGAGGCGACGTTCGCTGCGGCCCAAACCTGCCGGGAGCGGCGCGCACGGACTCACCCCGCAACGCCGGTACTGGTACTACGTTTGCGGCACCTTCTGGCGTTCAGGCCGATCGGCCTGCCCCGCGCGGATGGTCCCTAA
- a CDS encoding PIN domain-containing protein, giving the protein MYLLDSNIFLELLLDQDRADEVERLLRSIPRERLHISEFSLYSVGIVLFRCKLFDVFVRFVEDLIITGGVRLLRLSAKDARELAQIAQRFGLDFDDAYQYVVAERYGLTIISFDDDFERTARGRKTPKDLLEG; this is encoded by the coding sequence ATGTATTTGCTTGACAGCAACATCTTTCTGGAACTCCTCCTTGATCAGGATAGGGCGGATGAGGTTGAGAGGCTCTTGCGATCCATTCCCAGGGAGAGGCTCCACATCTCGGAGTTCTCACTTTACTCTGTGGGCATTGTCCTGTTTCGCTGTAAGCTCTTTGACGTCTTTGTACGATTTGTGGAGGACCTCATCATAACTGGTGGAGTCCGTCTGCTGAGGCTATCCGCTAAGGATGCGAGGGAGTTAGCTCAGATCGCACAGCGGTTCGGCCTTGATTTTGACGATGCCTATCAATATGTGGTTGCAGAGCGCTATGGACTTACGATCATCAGCTTCGACGACGACTTCGAGCGGACTGCAAGAGGCCGCAAGACACCGAAAGATTTATTGGAGGGATAG
- a CDS encoding transposase family protein has protein sequence MRRILREARGKLDLVQGRAMGPLQALSADFTELRYTGGTRKAHLMALVDVGSAWAPGWAVGSSADRALALRCWERVKEALAHVGHGTEGLIVHHDEDAVYTSYDWLQAPLIRDRARVSYAERGAKDNPWIESLW, from the coding sequence GTGCGGAGGATCCTGAGGGAGGCACGGGGCAAGCTCGACCTCGTGCAGGGAAGAGCGATGGGGCCGCTCCAAGCCCTCTCGGCGGACTTCACGGAGCTCCGGTACACCGGAGGGACGAGGAAGGCGCACCTGATGGCGCTGGTGGACGTGGGGAGCGCGTGGGCGCCGGGGTGGGCGGTGGGCTCGAGCGCGGACCGGGCCCTCGCCCTGCGATGCTGGGAGCGGGTGAAGGAGGCGTTGGCGCACGTGGGCCACGGGACAGAGGGGCTGATCGTGCACCACGACGAGGACGCGGTGTACACGAGCTACGACTGGCTGCAGGCGCCCCTGATCCGGGACCGGGCGCGGGTGTCCTACGCCGAACGGGGTGCCAAGGACAACCCGTGGATCGAGTCGCTGTGGG
- a CDS encoding cyclophilin-like fold protein: protein MEIVIESEAIGRVSAQLSSDLAPATVRAIVQALPIEAEARRWGDEVYFAIPVRAGPEAQVETVEAGDIGYWPPGNALCIFFGPTPASRHPGEIRPASAVNPVGRVLGDPKVFASVRDGDRIVVRAA from the coding sequence ATGGAGATCGTGATCGAGAGCGAAGCGATCGGGAGGGTCTCGGCGCAGCTGTCCTCGGACCTCGCGCCGGCCACGGTGCGGGCCATCGTCCAAGCCTTGCCCATCGAGGCTGAGGCCCGACGATGGGGGGACGAGGTGTACTTCGCAATCCCAGTCCGGGCCGGACCGGAAGCTCAGGTGGAGACGGTGGAGGCAGGGGACATCGGGTACTGGCCCCCTGGGAACGCCCTGTGCATCTTCTTCGGACCCACCCCGGCTTCCCGCCATCCCGGCGAGATCCGTCCCGCCAGCGCCGTGAACCCCGTCGGCCGCGTCCTCGGTGATCCCAAGGTGTTCGCGAGCGTCCGCGACGGCGACCGGATCGTGGTCCGCGCTGCCTAG
- a CDS encoding HAD-IIA family hydrolase gives MTPRPGTHRSPLDRYSAFLLDVDGVLVHGREPIPGAAEALARLRERGRVVLLTNNATRSRKEMAARLRDVGFPVTADEVVPSAYVAAHHLREKYGPVRFWCLGEQGLVEEMALAGHTPVPPEQAQWIVVGMDRTLTYDKLNQALQGLLAGARFLATNRDATYPTEHGLVPGAGAVVGALVGMGFEPEEVLGKPSATPYRVALELVGAPVERALMIGDRLETDILGAQHLGMDTALVLSGVSAREDIARQGICPTWIAANLAALAAGELEPWRS, from the coding sequence ATGACACCGAGACCGGGCACGCATCGGTCCCCCTTGGACCGCTATTCCGCGTTTCTGCTGGACGTGGACGGCGTCCTGGTCCACGGCCGCGAGCCTATCCCCGGAGCGGCGGAAGCCCTGGCCCGCCTCCGGGAGCGGGGCCGGGTCGTCCTCCTGACCAACAACGCCACGCGCTCCCGGAAGGAGATGGCGGCACGGCTCAGGGACGTAGGCTTTCCCGTGACCGCGGACGAGGTCGTGCCCAGCGCCTACGTGGCCGCCCACCACCTGCGAGAGAAGTACGGCCCGGTGCGGTTCTGGTGCCTGGGTGAACAGGGACTGGTCGAGGAGATGGCCCTCGCCGGCCACACCCCGGTCCCACCGGAACAAGCGCAGTGGATCGTGGTCGGGATGGACCGCACCTTGACCTACGATAAGCTCAACCAGGCCCTCCAGGGCCTGCTTGCGGGAGCCCGGTTCCTCGCCACCAACCGCGACGCCACCTACCCCACCGAGCACGGGCTCGTCCCCGGGGCCGGGGCGGTGGTGGGGGCGCTGGTGGGCATGGGGTTCGAGCCGGAAGAGGTGTTGGGCAAGCCCTCCGCGACCCCCTACCGCGTCGCGTTGGAGTTGGTCGGGGCCCCGGTCGAGCGGGCGCTCATGATCGGTGATCGGCTGGAGACGGACATCCTCGGCGCCCAGCACCTGGGGATGGACACCGCCCTGGTGCTGTCCGGTGTGTCCGCCCGGGAGGACATCGCCCGCCAGGGGATCTGCCCCACCTGGATCGCGGCGAACCTGGCCGCCCTGGCCGCAGGCGAGCTCGAGCCATGGAGATCGTGA
- a CDS encoding DUF2281 domain-containing protein: MQTLKELVDQLPPELQQQVRDFVEFLLERRVAGFKAEKKGELKLDWRGALRDLRGKYTSVELQHKILEWWGD; encoded by the coding sequence ATGCAGACGCTGAAGGAGCTGGTCGATCAACTGCCGCCCGAACTCCAGCAGCAGGTGCGGGACTTCGTGGAGTTCCTCCTGGAGAGGCGAGTCGCTGGGTTTAAAGCGGAAAAGAAGGGCGAGCTAAAGCTCGACTGGAGGGGAGCGCTGCGCGATTTGCGGGGTAAATACACCTCTGTTGAGCTCCAACACAAGATTCTTGAGTGGTGGGGAGACTGA